From Spiroplasma eriocheiris, the proteins below share one genomic window:
- a CDS encoding prolipoprotein diacylglyceryl transferase: MNLSTWIARDTYANWFRPYWFLIFCGFVIVILITWWKFHQRKIPTQGLYIGIFILVPLSLFGASIFGKLDPDHPVPFYELLEFWLPGMSIHGGLLFGLFAGWGWFYYESRRTNISIWVYADLIIPHILLAQSLGRWGNFFNHEVMGAPTSRESLMWLPAFIRDNMFKWYVPNPIPDPFYPTKAVGIPGFDLGVDPTDFAHVQYFQPIFLYESFANVILWLIIVVAAPLIFKYSYYQKFKKEEPAFTTLSYKGVWDKWYYDLKIDPMVVKNLGNEVNLKKIYFKNKSRMTKKELVINYFKYKWARLQQIIKADHRELEKVENPHRLIILRCGVQAGLYVAGYNLIRIILETQRTGDDLFLTNMPVLDFIVIGFFILFGILLIIFAQYISVYKWRQGGWLYEKQY, from the coding sequence TTGAATTTAAGCACATGAATTGCTCGCGATACATATGCTAATTGATTTCGACCATATTGATTTTTAATATTCTGTGGTTTTGTAATTGTAATTTTAATAACATGGTGAAAATTTCACCAACGGAAAATCCCAACCCAGGGGTTATATATTGGAATTTTTATTTTAGTCCCCTTATCCTTATTTGGAGCTAGTATTTTTGGAAAATTAGATCCGGATCATCCAGTGCCGTTTTATGAGTTATTAGAATTTTGATTGCCCGGAATGAGCATTCATGGGGGATTATTATTTGGTCTCTTTGCTGGTTGAGGTTGGTTTTATTATGAGTCACGACGCACAAATATCTCAATTTGAGTCTATGCTGACTTAATTATTCCCCATATTTTATTAGCACAATCCTTAGGAAGATGAGGGAATTTTTTTAACCACGAAGTAATGGGCGCTCCAACTTCGCGCGAAAGTTTAATGTGGTTACCAGCCTTTATTCGTGATAATATGTTTAAGTGGTATGTTCCAAACCCAATTCCAGATCCGTTTTATCCAACGAAAGCTGTTGGGATTCCAGGTTTTGACTTGGGAGTAGACCCAACCGATTTTGCCCACGTGCAATATTTTCAACCAATTTTCTTATATGAATCATTTGCTAATGTTATTTTATGATTAATTATTGTAGTGGCGGCACCGTTAATTTTTAAATATAGTTATTATCAAAAATTTAAAAAAGAAGAACCAGCATTTACAACATTATCATATAAGGGTGTTTGGGATAAATGATATTATGATCTTAAGATTGACCCAATGGTTGTTAAAAATTTAGGTAACGAAGTTAACTTAAAAAAAATTTATTTTAAAAATAAAAGTCGAATGACAAAAAAAGAACTTGTCATTAATTATTTTAAATATAAGTGAGCACGATTGCAGCAAATTATTAAAGCTGACCATCGGGAGTTAGAAAAAGTTGAAAACCCGCACCGGTTAATTATTTTACGGTGTGGTGTCCAGGCTGGTTTATATGTTGCGGGTTATAATTTAATTCGGATTATTCTTGAAACCCAGCGAACTGGTGATGATCTCTTTCTAACTAATATGCCAGTGTTAGATTTTATTGTAATTGGATTTTTTATTCTATTTGGAATTTTATTAATTATTTTTGCTCAATATATTTCTGTTTATAAATGACGACAAGGAGGATGATTGTATGAAAAACAATACTAA
- the hprK gene encoding HPr(Ser) kinase/phosphatase, whose product MRKLVVKDIIKNFNYQVLAGENSLEREIKVYGINRAGLELSGFDPEKDNTNRRVILLSHKEYLYISTLDQPTRIQRYEFILNEHIPMIILTDKFNDDLLIKIANEHQCPVVRAPNMPTSRIYQLLLEFFDEYFAPVTEEHASLVNVFGKGVLLKGKSGIGKSEMTLELVKKNHLFVGDDRILLMQKNNKIYGRSHEILKNLIEVRGLGIIDLSKIYGLQVLLEETRIDLIVELIHLDDEEYKSIDRLGSEYQFIKIFDSLVPTITIPVTYGRNVSELVETAVAKLKLEEAGISSTKILQNRLHDNLTK is encoded by the coding sequence ATGCGTAAATTAGTGGTTAAAGATATTATTAAGAATTTTAATTATCAAGTTTTAGCTGGTGAAAATAGTTTAGAACGTGAGATTAAAGTGTATGGAATTAACCGGGCTGGCTTAGAACTTTCTGGGTTTGACCCTGAAAAGGATAATACTAATCGCCGAGTAATTTTATTATCGCATAAAGAATATTTATATATTTCCACATTAGACCAGCCAACAAGAATTCAACGTTATGAGTTTATTTTAAATGAGCATATCCCAATGATTATTTTAACTGATAAGTTTAATGATGATTTATTAATTAAAATTGCCAATGAACATCAATGTCCTGTGGTAAGGGCTCCGAACATGCCAACTAGTCGGATTTATCAATTATTATTAGAATTTTTTGATGAATATTTTGCCCCCGTTACCGAAGAACATGCTTCTTTAGTAAATGTTTTTGGGAAAGGTGTCTTACTAAAAGGAAAGTCGGGAATTGGTAAATCAGAGATGACCTTAGAACTTGTTAAAAAAAACCACTTATTTGTTGGTGATGATCGCATTCTGTTGATGCAAAAAAATAATAAGATTTATGGCCGTTCCCATGAAATATTAAAAAATTTAATTGAAGTGCGGGGATTGGGGATCATTGATTTAAGTAAAATTTATGGACTCCAAGTTTTATTAGAAGAAACCAGAATTGACCTAATTGTTGAACTAATCCATCTTGATGATGAAGAATATAAATCAATTGATCGATTAGGTTCTGAATATCAATTTATTAAAATCTTTGATAGTTTAGTGCCAACCATCACCATCCCCGTTACTTATGGACGGAATGTTAGTGAACTTGTTGAAACAGCCGTTGCGAAGTTAAAATTAGAAGAAGCGGGGATTTCTTCGACCAAAATCCTGCAGAATCGTTTACACGATAATCTAACAAAATAA
- the uvrB gene encoding excinuclease ABC subunit UvrB: protein MFKLVSDYKPSGDQPVAIKEITAGVLTNKRHQVLLGATGTGKTFTMANVINQVNKPTLVMAHNKTLAMQLYVELKELFPDNRVEYFVSNFDFYQPEAYVPSKDLYIDKDAKQNMELDMMRLSALNALSTTKDVIVVASVAAIYGAQDPREYRKSFFELKRNQVLSKKELAAYLVGSGYTRNDIELIPGTFSAKGDVIKIVPGWNMKNFIRLDLFGDEIDDISVVDGLTGDVIQKLTNLTIFPAQDYITSPERMKIAIENIEKELQERLAELRSEGKILEATRLEQRTEYDLDALRETGICSGIENYSRHLDLRQPGEPPYTLIDYFGPDFLTIIDESHMTLPQIRAMYNTDRSRKETLVNYGFRLPSALDNRPLNFDEFNQKLKNIVYISATPGDYELELVNNQVTQQIIRPTGLLDPTVEVKPTAGQIDDIIAQIKLRREKNERVFITTLTIRMSEDLTSYLQEQNIKVAYLHSELKTLERSQILLELRKGVYDCIVGVNLIREGIDIPEVSLICILDADKQGFLRNERSLIQTIGRAARNANGHVILYADRISDAMEKAMKETLRRRSIQNDYNIMNEIKPQTIIKPIRDYTSIKIRDNKLHKIKNKNSKEYKTAKEALLNDLRKEMYQASEKLDFEKAAELRDIIIEIEAQ, encoded by the coding sequence ATGTTTAAATTAGTATCAGATTATAAACCATCTGGTGACCAACCAGTTGCAATTAAGGAAATTACTGCAGGAGTGCTTACGAATAAACGCCATCAAGTTTTATTAGGAGCAACGGGAACGGGAAAAACTTTTACGATGGCTAATGTTATTAATCAAGTTAATAAACCAACTTTAGTAATGGCCCATAATAAAACGTTAGCAATGCAATTATATGTCGAACTAAAAGAGTTGTTTCCCGATAACCGCGTGGAGTATTTTGTTAGTAATTTTGATTTTTACCAGCCAGAAGCTTATGTTCCTAGTAAGGATTTGTATATCGATAAAGATGCTAAACAAAATATGGAATTAGATATGATGCGCTTAAGCGCCTTAAATGCCCTTTCAACAACGAAAGATGTTATTGTGGTTGCTTCAGTCGCGGCAATTTATGGGGCCCAAGATCCTCGTGAGTATCGTAAATCATTCTTTGAATTAAAACGGAACCAAGTTTTAAGTAAAAAAGAATTAGCAGCTTATTTAGTCGGTTCTGGATATACACGAAATGATATTGAATTAATTCCCGGAACGTTTAGTGCTAAAGGAGATGTTATTAAGATTGTGCCGGGATGAAATATGAAAAATTTTATTCGGTTAGATTTGTTTGGTGATGAAATTGATGATATTTCAGTTGTTGATGGGTTAACTGGAGATGTTATTCAAAAATTGACAAACTTAACAATTTTTCCCGCGCAAGATTATATTACTAGTCCCGAACGGATGAAAATTGCTATTGAAAATATTGAAAAAGAACTTCAAGAACGATTAGCAGAGTTACGGAGCGAGGGAAAAATATTGGAAGCCACTAGACTAGAACAACGTACGGAATATGATTTAGATGCTTTACGTGAAACCGGAATTTGTTCAGGAATTGAAAACTATTCACGTCATTTAGATTTACGTCAACCAGGTGAACCACCATATACTTTAATTGATTATTTTGGTCCTGACTTTTTAACAATCATTGATGAATCCCACATGACCCTTCCACAAATTAGAGCGATGTATAATACTGATCGTAGTCGGAAAGAAACCTTAGTTAATTATGGTTTTCGTCTACCAAGTGCTTTGGATAATCGCCCGTTAAACTTTGATGAGTTTAACCAAAAGTTAAAAAATATTGTATATATTTCGGCAACCCCGGGTGATTATGAATTAGAATTAGTAAATAACCAAGTAACCCAACAAATTATTCGCCCAACGGGTTTATTAGACCCCACTGTCGAAGTTAAACCAACTGCCGGGCAAATTGATGATATTATTGCCCAAATTAAGTTACGAAGAGAAAAAAATGAGCGGGTATTTATTACAACTTTAACAATTCGGATGTCAGAGGATTTAACAAGTTATTTACAAGAACAAAATATTAAAGTAGCTTATCTGCACAGTGAATTAAAAACATTAGAACGCAGTCAAATTTTACTAGAACTTCGTAAGGGAGTTTATGATTGTATTGTTGGAGTTAACTTAATTCGGGAAGGGATTGATATTCCAGAAGTTTCGTTAATTTGTATTTTAGACGCGGATAAACAAGGATTTTTAAGAAATGAACGAAGTTTAATTCAAACAATTGGGCGGGCTGCACGGAATGCTAATGGGCATGTTATTTTATATGCCGATCGGATTTCGGATGCGATGGAAAAAGCAATGAAAGAAACTCTTCGTCGTCGTAGCATTCAAAATGACTACAATATTATGAATGAAATTAAACCGCAAACTATTATTAAACCAATTCGTGACTATACTAGCATCAAAATTCGTGATAATAAATTACATAAAATTAAAAATAAAAATTCCAAAGAATACAAAACAGCGAAAGAAGCCTTATTGAATGATTTACGAAAAGAAATGTACCAGGCTAGTGAAAAATTAGATTTTGAAAAAGCAGCTGAGTTGCGTGATATTATTATTGAAATTGAAGCCCAATAA
- a CDS encoding ABC transporter permease produces the protein MKNEEYKTKLRNEGKPKFRTILKDELRAFFVEKPFNRVIAIIGCFITFIYGFFYIWAFFDPYSNLQRIPMAIINQDDNVCMIYKNDNDPNGSGPHTTSLLNAQSIDYDYTAYTQEDCRASAQMVGKNGYYTSVTDEAITKLNFYNPNTNRFKYDLKVGQVEGDYVRYRGNPEELDNKYWVQIRIPRGFTQHLTSLLINMNKANFTCFDGFDSSGICNDKNPEHTLDPKLLSGKIIQELKWYKTNKISLWGTFRHNFASGMITDFYQNISSTLAATIAPQLLSTTLFTLFSYYEQNFDGSWTRTVEESDINRFFLEFLDSRLIPPVTYKGVIVQLQTVFPRAEALKRILDLTVSDGLISPTISDEIYRLFTGILPISIPPIINNLFHSNSLSGTKIPPPYVWKINPVTQKITSIDYTTAIMNYNDFVNAMGNFIDNGKTLGGIFDMPFELVGKQYSEYGIGLGQAFILIATYIGIFASTVIYNRRSRTPNTRFYQYYLSKLLIFQVNTFIQITILMLMLLAIGFTTLGSSFWLLYLFVIFMGFILTFIVTGIWFAIPDEVGSRVANLVFLMLNFACGWILFPAFMANDFYNGLSNIMPFTYGMHSMGEIIYGIGAGVGQIHYYQVDIIINCLILLAIATFFIILALTVLHVRFLHARYGTRRIGIIFDAMGQVESTQEYARKRSVLLILKEEQKQQIKAKVKEILNKTHNEKYSYTKLSKRQLRKLERNAIED, from the coding sequence ATGAAAAATGAAGAATATAAAACTAAATTACGAAATGAAGGAAAACCTAAATTTCGAACAATTTTAAAAGATGAACTCCGTGCCTTTTTTGTGGAAAAACCGTTTAACCGGGTGATAGCTATCATTGGGTGTTTCATTACCTTTATTTATGGGTTCTTCTATATTTGAGCCTTCTTTGATCCATATTCAAATTTACAACGAATTCCGATGGCAATTATCAACCAAGATGATAATGTTTGTATGATTTATAAAAATGATAATGATCCAAATGGCAGCGGGCCCCACACAACATCGTTGTTAAATGCCCAAAGTATTGACTACGATTATACTGCCTATACTCAAGAAGACTGTCGTGCATCAGCCCAAATGGTTGGGAAAAATGGTTATTATACTAGTGTCACAGATGAGGCAATTACAAAGTTAAACTTTTATAATCCAAATACTAATCGTTTTAAATATGATTTAAAAGTTGGCCAAGTTGAAGGTGACTATGTCCGTTATCGCGGGAATCCCGAAGAATTAGATAACAAATATTGAGTACAGATTAGAATTCCCCGCGGATTTACTCAGCACTTAACATCATTGTTAATTAATATGAATAAAGCAAATTTTACTTGTTTTGATGGTTTTGATAGTAGTGGCATTTGTAACGATAAAAATCCTGAACATACGTTAGATCCCAAGTTACTATCGGGAAAAATTATTCAAGAACTAAAATGATATAAAACTAATAAAATTAGTTTATGGGGAACTTTTCGTCATAACTTTGCGAGTGGAATGATTACGGATTTTTATCAGAACATTTCTTCAACCTTAGCAGCGACAATTGCACCCCAACTTTTATCAACAACTTTATTTACTTTATTTAGTTATTATGAACAAAATTTTGATGGTAGCTGAACTAGAACTGTTGAAGAATCTGATATTAACCGTTTCTTTTTAGAATTTTTAGACTCGAGGTTAATTCCTCCGGTCACTTATAAAGGTGTTATTGTTCAACTACAAACAGTTTTTCCTCGTGCTGAAGCTTTAAAAAGAATTTTAGATTTAACAGTATCAGATGGATTGATTAGTCCAACTATTTCTGATGAAATTTACCGTTTATTTACCGGGATTTTACCAATTTCTATTCCGCCAATTATTAACAATTTATTTCATTCAAATAGTTTATCAGGGACAAAAATACCGCCTCCATATGTATGAAAAATTAACCCGGTTACACAAAAAATAACAAGCATAGATTATACTACTGCGATAATGAACTATAATGATTTTGTTAATGCAATGGGTAATTTTATTGATAATGGAAAAACCCTTGGTGGTATCTTTGATATGCCATTCGAACTAGTTGGAAAACAATATAGTGAGTATGGAATCGGACTTGGACAAGCATTCATTTTAATTGCTACTTATATTGGTATTTTTGCTTCCACTGTTATTTATAATCGTCGATCGCGTACGCCAAATACAAGGTTTTACCAATATTATTTATCAAAATTATTAATATTCCAAGTTAACACTTTTATTCAAATAACAATTCTAATGTTGATGTTGTTAGCAATTGGTTTCACCACTTTAGGCTCTTCATTTTGATTATTATACCTATTTGTAATCTTTATGGGATTTATCTTAACCTTTATTGTCACGGGAATTTGATTTGCCATTCCTGATGAGGTTGGCTCGCGGGTTGCAAACTTAGTCTTCTTAATGCTTAACTTTGCTTGTGGATGAATCTTATTCCCAGCCTTTATGGCTAATGATTTCTATAATGGGTTATCAAATATTATGCCATTTACTTACGGAATGCATAGTATGGGTGAAATTATTTATGGAATTGGGGCTGGAGTTGGACAAATCCATTACTACCAGGTCGATATTATTATTAATTGTTTAATTTTATTAGCAATTGCTACTTTCTTTATTATTTTAGCCCTTACCGTGCTACATGTACGATTCTTGCATGCCCGTTATGGAACTCGAAGAATTGGGATTATCTTTGATGCGATGGGCCAAGTGGAATCAACGCAAGAATATGCTCGCAAACGAAGTGTTCTTCTGATTTTAAAAGAAGAGCAAAAACAACAAATTAAAGCTAAAGTAAAAGAAATTTTAAATAAAACCCATAACGAAAAATATTCATATACAAAATTATCAAAACGACAACTACGAAAATTAGAGCGGAATGCAATTGAGGATTAG